In one Echinicola marina genomic region, the following are encoded:
- a CDS encoding sulfatase family protein, translating to MFRNIIWGFIALAAFSCSKPKEQKQPNIVIIISDDHTRQAISAYGSTITETPNIDRIADEGVLFNNAYVTNSICGPSRAVLLTGKYSHVNGFRRNTDSKFNPGQDQFVKHLQAAGYQTAWIGKYHLGENPQGLDYYEILPGQGFYFNPDFIVKGKAERVRKEGYVSDLVEDAAENWLDSRDPEKPFCVVIGHKATHRTWMPDLKDMDMYSDVTFPIPDNFYDNYEGRLAAMENDMSVDKTMIMGYDLKMFPDEVGDNNVKRMTDEQKKAFFDHYAPIREELKASNLSGKELVEWKYQQYMRDYLATAASMDRNIGRTLDYLKENGLEENTIVIYTSDQGFYLGEHGWFDKRFMYEESFSTPMMMKYPGVIAPGTKSEAMVMNLDIAPTLLDAAGLAIPEDLQGESMLPVLTGKVEKGREVLYYHYYEVGEHNVSPHFGVKTDRYKIIRYYNQVESWELFDLEKDPSEMNNVSGEEAYQEVEKEMKTKLLEAIKKYEDTEAEEIFHQDISNPTINKK from the coding sequence ATGTTTAGAAATATTATATGGGGATTTATTGCCCTCGCAGCTTTTTCTTGTTCCAAGCCCAAAGAGCAAAAGCAGCCCAATATAGTCATCATTATTTCGGATGACCATACTCGACAGGCCATAAGTGCCTATGGCAGTACTATTACAGAGACCCCAAATATCGATAGAATTGCCGATGAAGGTGTTCTTTTTAATAACGCCTATGTGACCAATTCTATATGTGGACCAAGCCGTGCTGTATTGTTGACAGGTAAATACAGTCATGTGAACGGTTTTAGAAGAAACACGGATAGTAAGTTCAATCCAGGACAGGACCAATTTGTGAAACATTTGCAAGCTGCTGGTTATCAAACGGCATGGATCGGGAAGTATCATTTGGGAGAAAATCCCCAAGGTTTAGATTATTATGAAATTCTTCCTGGTCAAGGATTCTATTTTAACCCTGACTTTATAGTTAAAGGTAAAGCGGAGCGTGTGAGAAAAGAAGGGTATGTAAGCGATCTTGTAGAAGATGCCGCAGAAAACTGGTTGGATAGTAGAGATCCAGAGAAGCCGTTTTGTGTGGTGATTGGTCATAAGGCTACACACAGGACTTGGATGCCTGATCTGAAGGACATGGACATGTATAGTGATGTGACTTTCCCCATTCCTGATAATTTCTACGATAATTATGAAGGTCGCTTGGCTGCTATGGAAAATGACATGTCTGTTGACAAAACCATGATCATGGGCTATGATCTTAAAATGTTTCCTGATGAAGTAGGGGATAATAATGTTAAACGCATGACCGATGAGCAGAAGAAAGCTTTTTTTGACCATTATGCACCTATTCGTGAGGAACTTAAAGCGAGTAATTTATCAGGGAAGGAGTTGGTAGAGTGGAAATACCAACAATATATGCGTGATTATTTGGCAACTGCAGCGTCCATGGATAGAAACATCGGTAGGACCTTGGATTATTTGAAAGAAAATGGATTAGAGGAGAACACCATTGTTATTTATACTTCAGATCAGGGGTTTTATTTGGGAGAACATGGATGGTTTGATAAGCGATTTATGTATGAAGAATCCTTTAGCACTCCCATGATGATGAAATATCCAGGAGTAATAGCTCCTGGTACAAAATCTGAAGCTATGGTCATGAACCTGGATATTGCGCCTACTTTATTGGATGCAGCAGGTCTTGCTATCCCAGAAGATCTCCAAGGGGAATCCATGCTGCCAGTATTAACTGGTAAAGTTGAAAAAGGTAGGGAAGTGCTTTATTATCATTATTATGAAGTAGGAGAGCATAATGTTTCTCCACATTTTGGCGTGAAAACTGATCGATATAAGATCATCAGATATTATAATCAAGTAGAATCTTGGGAATTATTTGATTTGGAAAAGGACCCTTCAGAAATGAACAATGTATCAGGAGAGGAGGCTTATCAGGAAGTAGAAAAAGAAATGAAGACCAAATTACTTGAAGCGATTAAGAAGTATGAGGATACTGAGGCCGAAGAGATTTTTCATCAAGACATCAGTAATCCGACCATAAATAAAAAATAA
- the tnpA gene encoding IS200/IS605 family transposase — MGSINRRGNHTVSWLTVHIVWVTKYRYPVLRGDVQRRCRDLLKQICDAEDVRILQGVISNDHVHMHIEYSPKHSISDLVKRMKGRTSRRLQSDYPELSKRYWGRHFWAIGYGAWSTGNITDKMVEEYLEHHRDISNTDDQDNFILE, encoded by the coding sequence ATGGGATCAATCAATCGTCGAGGAAACCATACAGTGAGTTGGTTGACAGTCCACATAGTTTGGGTTACCAAGTATCGTTATCCTGTACTACGAGGAGATGTTCAACGGCGCTGTAGGGATTTGCTGAAACAAATATGTGATGCAGAAGATGTTAGGATTCTTCAGGGCGTAATAAGTAATGATCATGTTCACATGCATATTGAATATAGCCCGAAACATTCGATAAGCGACTTGGTAAAGCGTATGAAAGGTCGAACTTCACGACGTCTTCAATCGGATTATCCAGAATTAAGCAAACGCTATTGGGGTCGCCATTTTTGGGCTATTGGTTATGGTGCTTGGAGTACAGGCAATATAACAGATAAGATGGTTGAGGAGTATTTAGAACACCATCGAGACATCTCGAATACTGACGATCAGGATAATTTTATCCTGGAGTAA
- the tnpA gene encoding IS200/IS605 family transposase, which produces MSQESKYIHKSHNVSVLLYHIVCSAKYRRVVFSKEVDKVLTSTCEQIELRYEIKFLEIGTDADHVHFLIQSVPTYSITKIVRTIKSLVSREVFKECPEVKKQLWGGEFWGKGYFVNTVGQHGTEEKIANYVKSQGLEKGYKKLKTNYQLKIFD; this is translated from the coding sequence ATGTCGCAAGAAAGTAAGTATATCCATAAGAGTCATAATGTATCAGTTTTGCTGTACCATATAGTTTGCTCAGCAAAATATAGACGAGTAGTGTTCAGTAAAGAGGTTGATAAAGTTCTGACATCGACGTGTGAACAGATAGAACTAAGATATGAGATTAAATTTCTGGAAATCGGTACAGATGCTGACCATGTACATTTTCTGATCCAATCGGTTCCAACGTATAGTATAACCAAAATAGTGAGAACGATAAAGAGTTTAGTGTCACGAGAGGTGTTTAAAGAATGCCCAGAGGTGAAAAAACAGCTCTGGGGAGGGGAGTTTTGGGGTAAGGGATATTTTGTCAATACGGTAGGCCAACATGGAACAGAGGAAAAGATCGCTAATTATGTAAAGAGTCAAGGGCTGGAAAAAGGATATAAAAAATTGAAGACCAATTATCAATTAAAAATATTCGATTGA
- a CDS encoding nuclear transport factor 2 family protein, with protein MEARKLSMKWFELWESGNFIELPITEDFIHISPYGVIEGKDTYINLIEANKDKFLGHRFEIHDSLYGNDKSCIQYTAIQDNFRLEVTEWHYFKQGLIHKIKAYYNIPGEIREDRKLEAL; from the coding sequence ATGGAAGCCAGGAAACTTTCGATGAAATGGTTTGAACTATGGGAATCAGGAAACTTCATAGAGCTGCCCATAACAGAGGATTTTATCCATATTAGCCCATATGGTGTCATTGAAGGAAAAGATACCTATATAAACTTAATAGAGGCGAATAAAGATAAATTTCTTGGTCATCGATTTGAAATACATGACAGCCTTTACGGCAATGATAAATCGTGTATACAATACACCGCTATTCAGGACAATTTTCGCTTAGAAGTTACGGAATGGCATTATTTTAAGCAGGGGCTGATCCATAAAATCAAGGCATATTATAATATTCCTGGAGAAATCCGAGAAGACCGAAAATTAGAGGCCCTATAA
- a CDS encoding SGNH/GDSL hydrolase family protein, with amino-acid sequence MKIYLIPVLLLASFLSGFAQELTWYDPLQAHELVLEGQGFDNIAYNRLPDDAEEKVRKPVWGLSRHSAGLLLRFQSDAAEIKIKYKPGGNLQMPHMPATGVSGLDLYTKDDTGKWIWVRGKYSFGKEVSYQFITPESPEDGREYQLYLPLYNHVDSLMIGVGPNDQFSFKAKRTEKPVVVYGTSIAQGACASRPGMAWTNIVGRELDEPIINLAFSGNGRLEPELIDYIKTIDAKIFVLDCLPNLGPGGGFTEEVVKAKIEDAVKTLNEQHPDTPVLLVEHAGYSDGLIDPVRKKTYTDLNSWTEDSFYKLKTQGFENLHLMTYEEIGLGNDDFVDGTHPTDLGMQRYAEAYLKKLRHILGE; translated from the coding sequence ATGAAAATTTATTTAATACCAGTTTTACTTTTAGCCAGTTTTTTGTCAGGTTTTGCCCAAGAACTTACCTGGTATGACCCTCTGCAGGCTCATGAATTAGTTTTGGAGGGACAGGGATTTGACAATATAGCATATAATCGATTACCTGATGATGCAGAGGAAAAAGTCAGGAAACCTGTTTGGGGATTGTCTCGCCATTCAGCAGGTTTATTGTTGAGGTTTCAATCTGATGCGGCAGAAATCAAGATAAAATATAAACCAGGTGGTAATCTACAAATGCCGCATATGCCTGCAACAGGGGTAAGCGGTCTTGACCTTTATACAAAGGATGATACTGGTAAATGGATTTGGGTCAGAGGAAAGTATAGTTTCGGGAAGGAGGTAAGTTATCAGTTTATTACTCCGGAAAGTCCTGAGGATGGAAGGGAATACCAGCTTTATCTTCCTTTATATAATCATGTTGATAGTTTGATGATTGGCGTAGGACCAAATGATCAATTCAGTTTCAAGGCAAAACGGACAGAAAAACCTGTCGTGGTTTATGGAACTTCTATAGCGCAAGGGGCATGTGCCTCCCGCCCAGGAATGGCATGGACAAATATCGTTGGGAGAGAATTAGATGAGCCAATTATCAATTTGGCCTTTTCAGGAAACGGTAGGTTGGAGCCGGAATTGATCGACTATATCAAGACCATTGATGCTAAGATTTTTGTATTGGACTGTTTGCCAAATTTGGGACCTGGAGGAGGTTTTACAGAGGAAGTTGTTAAGGCCAAGATCGAAGATGCTGTCAAGACCTTAAATGAGCAACATCCTGATACACCGGTTTTGTTGGTAGAACATGCAGGATATTCAGATGGTTTGATCGATCCTGTAAGAAAAAAGACCTATACAGATCTTAATAGTTGGACCGAGGATAGTTTTTACAAGCTAAAGACCCAAGGCTTTGAGAATTTGCATTTGATGACTTATGAAGAAATAGGGTTGGGGAATGATGATTTTGTTGATGGAACACACCCCACTGACTTAGGCATGCAGCGTTATGCTGAAGCTTATTTGAAAAAGTTGCGTCATATTCTGGGAGAATAG
- a CDS encoding sulfatase, translating to MLKTARLFSFMLALANVAFGACTDKESKSSDKKRPNIILINVDDLGWKDLGFMGSDYYETPNLDKFSQEGMVFTNAYAGASNCAPSRANMISGQYGPRHGVYTVSPSDRGNAKTRKLIPTKNIDSLSDSLFTIGEMFHANGYTTGTFGKWHVSEDPTTMGFDVNIGGNHRGNPGKDGYFSPYNIEHIEDGHEGEYLTDRLTDEAIKFVEDNQDRPFFLYLPFYTVHSPLMGKLELVEKFKAKKGSGGQDNAVYAAMVYSMDENVGRLLESLSALGLEENTMVIFTSDNGGIRKTSNQYPLRAGKGSYYEGGIRVPLVIKYPGLIKAGKKVDEPVLQMDFFPTLQAVINAEEVNRNLDGQDLSPLLFENEELKERDLFWHFPIYLEAYSPKDDQSKDPLFRTRPGSVIRSGKWKLHEYFEDGDLELYNLEEDLTEQNNLAEDHHEKVEELLLKLREWRASTNAAVPTEKNSEYDADFEAQRKEQVMK from the coding sequence ATGCTTAAAACAGCCAGACTATTTTCCTTTATGCTCGCGTTGGCCAATGTGGCCTTCGGGGCCTGTACGGATAAAGAATCAAAGTCCTCTGATAAGAAAAGACCAAATATCATCTTGATCAATGTAGATGATTTGGGCTGGAAAGACTTGGGTTTTATGGGGAGTGATTACTACGAGACTCCAAATTTGGATAAATTTAGCCAAGAGGGAATGGTTTTTACCAATGCTTATGCTGGAGCATCCAACTGTGCACCTTCAAGGGCCAATATGATCAGTGGCCAGTATGGTCCAAGGCATGGGGTTTATACGGTAAGTCCTTCGGATAGGGGAAATGCCAAAACCCGAAAATTGATTCCTACCAAAAATATTGATTCACTTTCAGATTCTTTGTTTACGATAGGAGAGATGTTTCATGCCAATGGCTATACCACTGGTACTTTTGGTAAGTGGCATGTCAGTGAGGATCCAACCACGATGGGCTTTGATGTCAATATTGGTGGTAATCACAGAGGAAATCCTGGCAAAGACGGGTATTTCAGTCCATATAATATTGAGCATATTGAGGATGGCCATGAAGGGGAGTACCTTACCGATAGGCTGACAGATGAAGCTATCAAATTCGTGGAAGACAACCAGGATAGGCCTTTCTTTTTGTATTTGCCTTTCTATACTGTTCATAGTCCTTTGATGGGTAAACTAGAGTTGGTCGAAAAGTTCAAAGCCAAAAAAGGTTCAGGTGGGCAGGATAATGCTGTTTACGCTGCTATGGTCTATTCGATGGATGAGAATGTTGGGCGTCTTTTGGAAAGCCTTTCCGCTTTAGGACTTGAAGAAAATACCATGGTGATTTTCACTTCAGACAATGGTGGCATTAGGAAAACCTCCAATCAATATCCACTGAGAGCTGGTAAAGGATCATATTACGAGGGGGGGATTAGGGTGCCTTTGGTAATTAAATATCCAGGATTGATCAAAGCCGGTAAAAAGGTAGATGAACCTGTTTTGCAAATGGATTTCTTTCCAACCTTACAAGCAGTGATCAATGCTGAGGAAGTAAATAGGAACTTGGATGGTCAAGATTTGAGTCCATTATTATTTGAAAATGAGGAATTAAAAGAAAGAGATTTGTTCTGGCATTTCCCTATTTATCTGGAAGCTTATTCTCCTAAGGATGACCAGTCAAAAGACCCTCTTTTCAGGACTCGTCCAGGATCTGTGATAAGGTCAGGCAAATGGAAATTGCACGAGTATTTTGAGGATGGCGATTTGGAACTATACAATCTTGAGGAAGACTTGACTGAGCAAAATAATCTGGCTGAGGACCATCATGAAAAGGTGGAGGAGCTGTTATTAAAGCTTCGTGAATGGAGAGCATCTACTAATGCAGCTGTTCCAACTGAGAAAAATTCTGAATATGATGCTGATTTTGAAGCTCAGAGAAAAGAGCAAGTGATGAAATAA
- a CDS encoding DJ-1/PfpI family protein: MTKKILMLVGDYVEDYEAMVPFQAMLSVGLEVDTIGPERNQGETVPTAIHDFVGDQTYKETPGHRFAITKDFDQVDPADYDGLYIAGGRAPEYTRLNKKVLEITRHFFDADKPVAAICHGIQILTAARVLKNRTLTAYIAIGPDIELAGGTWKNIPADQAITDGNLTTSPAWPGHPAILKEFYKLLGIQISHS, translated from the coding sequence ATGACGAAGAAAATATTAATGCTTGTCGGTGATTATGTGGAAGATTATGAAGCTATGGTTCCCTTTCAAGCCATGCTATCTGTAGGCCTGGAAGTGGATACCATAGGGCCCGAAAGAAACCAAGGAGAAACAGTTCCTACTGCCATCCATGATTTTGTGGGAGACCAAACCTATAAGGAAACACCGGGTCACCGTTTTGCCATCACCAAAGACTTTGATCAGGTAGACCCTGCTGATTATGACGGACTATATATTGCCGGCGGAAGGGCTCCGGAATATACACGATTGAATAAAAAAGTCCTTGAAATCACCAGGCATTTTTTTGACGCCGACAAACCAGTCGCTGCCATTTGCCATGGGATTCAAATCTTAACTGCGGCAAGAGTACTAAAGAACAGGACACTTACAGCCTATATAGCTATAGGACCTGATATTGAATTGGCCGGAGGCACTTGGAAAAACATTCCTGCAGACCAAGCTATTACTGATGGTAACCTGACCACCAGCCCAGCTTGGCCCGGTCACCCCGCTATCCTAAAGGAATTCTATAAATTATTGGGAATACAAATTTCGCATTCATAA
- a CDS encoding arylsulfatase: MKNILYIVFGFAILMGFSSCQKTKKKEAGHMKRPNIIYIYADDLGFGEIGPNGQDKIKTPNLDKMAQEGMLFNQHYTASPVCAPARCALLTGMHTGHSYIRGNKPVLPASFTDEVENGQQPIPDSLVTIGEMLQNAGYKTAGIGKWGLGMTGNEGHPNKQGFDYFYGFLDQRQAHNFYPTHLWENDQWDSLNNPYIFVHTPSSRGSKGNQVALENFKKNDLKFGDEGFFDAYIGEEYAVDKMTEKAEHFIRQNKDEEFFLYLPYTIPHVSLQVPNEALKPYLGKFEEEPYLGQQGYAPHEFPKSAYAAMISYLDQEVGKIFTLLGELGLDENTIVIFSSDNGPTFNGGVDAGYFESTAGLRGLKMDVYEGGIRMPMIAWWPGKIKAGSTTDHISAQYDVMATLGELTGANVPVYSDGISFLPTLLGNDSAQLSHEFLYFEYPEKRGQLAIRMGKWKGVKTDLAKNPENPWQLFDLEADRNEENDVAVAHPEILKQLDEIVANEHASPAFANWKFVDKMLEMASVEN; encoded by the coding sequence ATGAAAAACATATTGTATATTGTTTTTGGGTTTGCAATCCTGATGGGGTTTAGTTCTTGTCAAAAAACAAAAAAGAAGGAAGCGGGTCATATGAAGCGACCTAATATCATTTATATCTATGCAGATGACCTTGGTTTTGGTGAGATAGGCCCCAATGGCCAGGATAAGATCAAGACACCTAATTTGGATAAAATGGCCCAAGAAGGGATGTTGTTCAATCAGCATTATACAGCTTCTCCCGTTTGTGCTCCTGCTAGATGTGCTCTATTGACGGGTATGCATACAGGGCATTCATATATCAGAGGCAATAAGCCAGTACTTCCAGCTAGTTTTACTGATGAGGTGGAAAATGGACAACAGCCTATACCAGATTCTCTGGTGACTATTGGTGAAATGCTCCAAAATGCCGGTTATAAGACTGCTGGGATAGGCAAGTGGGGATTGGGAATGACCGGGAATGAGGGCCATCCCAATAAACAGGGATTCGATTATTTTTATGGTTTTCTGGATCAGCGTCAGGCACATAATTTCTATCCTACCCATTTATGGGAAAATGACCAATGGGATAGCCTAAACAACCCCTATATTTTTGTTCATACTCCTTCTTCACGAGGCAGTAAAGGCAATCAAGTAGCATTGGAGAATTTCAAAAAGAATGATTTGAAATTTGGTGATGAAGGCTTTTTCGATGCTTATATAGGAGAGGAATATGCCGTGGACAAGATGACAGAAAAAGCAGAACATTTTATTCGTCAGAATAAAGACGAGGAATTCTTCCTTTACTTACCTTATACCATTCCTCACGTTTCATTGCAAGTTCCGAATGAGGCTTTGAAACCTTATTTGGGCAAATTTGAGGAAGAACCCTATCTGGGACAGCAGGGCTATGCGCCACATGAGTTTCCTAAGTCCGCGTATGCAGCTATGATCAGTTATTTAGATCAGGAAGTAGGGAAAATATTTACTTTGCTGGGTGAATTAGGACTTGATGAAAATACCATAGTGATTTTTTCAAGTGACAATGGCCCAACTTTTAACGGTGGGGTAGATGCGGGATACTTTGAAAGCACAGCTGGTTTGAGAGGCTTGAAAATGGATGTTTATGAAGGAGGAATCAGGATGCCAATGATCGCTTGGTGGCCCGGGAAAATTAAAGCAGGAAGTACTACCGACCATATTTCTGCCCAGTATGATGTAATGGCAACCTTGGGAGAATTAACTGGGGCAAATGTACCTGTTTATTCGGATGGAATATCTTTTTTACCTACTTTGTTAGGAAATGATTCAGCGCAACTGTCCCATGAGTTTTTGTACTTTGAATATCCTGAAAAAAGGGGACAGCTGGCCATTCGTATGGGGAAATGGAAAGGTGTAAAAACAGATCTTGCAAAGAATCCTGAAAATCCATGGCAACTATTCGACTTGGAAGCAGATAGAAATGAAGAAAATGATGTGGCAGTTGCTCATCCGGAAATTTTAAAACAATTGGATGAGATCGTTGCTAATGAACATGCCTCTCCTGCATTTGCTAACTGGAAGTTCGTTGACAAAATGCTTGAAATGGCTTCTGTTGAAAATTAA
- a CDS encoding sulfatase, giving the protein MKYLITALMCVNALFAFAQKKEKPNVLFIIADDLTANAVSTYGNPLKITPNIDKLAAEGMQYDMAYCQFPICGPSRASFMSGYYPHATETFGYTSGRENIGEDKVTWSQLFKNKGYYTARVSKIFHMGVPIDIETGSNGADDEASWTERYNSQGPEWKAEGEAELVQGNPFGKLPRKGGNVMTIVKAEGDDLAHSDGRTAEKVIELIKTKGDKPFFLAVGLVRPHVPFVAPKQYFEPYPYQEMVLPPKVAGDWDDIPANGINYVTSVNARMSEDQEKKAIAAYYASVSYMDAQVGKILEALEVEGLSDNTIVIFTSDHGFHLGEHQFWMKVSLHEESAKVPLIIKVPGKQPAVSNSFAELIDLYPTVAELAGLKLPNAIQGKSLVKTLDDPEFEVRDMAFSVSKWNGKHLFLLRNKDWAFIQYEEDGAGGMELFDMVNDPQQFNNLSHNPQYAKVVEMFKNRLKEKLAEVRDNDLGKKYTANK; this is encoded by the coding sequence TTGAAATACCTGATCACAGCTCTCATGTGTGTAAATGCTCTCTTTGCTTTTGCACAAAAAAAGGAAAAACCCAATGTCTTGTTTATCATAGCCGACGATTTGACGGCGAATGCAGTTTCTACCTATGGCAATCCTTTGAAAATAACGCCCAATATTGATAAACTAGCTGCTGAGGGAATGCAGTATGACATGGCTTATTGTCAGTTTCCGATTTGTGGTCCATCTAGGGCTTCTTTTATGTCTGGTTATTATCCACATGCGACAGAGACTTTTGGTTATACCAGTGGTAGAGAGAATATTGGCGAGGACAAAGTCACCTGGTCTCAGCTTTTTAAGAACAAAGGTTACTACACTGCCAGGGTGAGTAAAATATTCCATATGGGAGTTCCTATTGATATAGAGACAGGTTCTAATGGCGCCGACGATGAAGCATCTTGGACAGAAAGATACAATAGCCAAGGTCCGGAATGGAAGGCAGAGGGAGAGGCTGAGTTGGTACAAGGAAATCCTTTTGGTAAACTTCCTAGGAAAGGAGGGAATGTAATGACCATCGTGAAGGCGGAAGGCGATGACCTGGCACATTCTGATGGAAGAACAGCTGAAAAGGTCATAGAATTAATCAAAACTAAAGGCGACAAGCCATTTTTCCTGGCTGTTGGTTTGGTTAGGCCACATGTGCCTTTTGTTGCTCCAAAGCAGTATTTTGAGCCCTATCCCTATCAGGAAATGGTTTTGCCACCAAAAGTGGCAGGGGATTGGGATGATATTCCTGCCAATGGAATCAATTATGTAACTAGTGTAAACGCAAGGATGTCGGAAGATCAGGAGAAAAAGGCCATCGCCGCTTATTATGCGTCGGTTTCTTATATGGATGCGCAGGTGGGTAAGATATTGGAAGCATTGGAAGTGGAAGGCTTAAGCGATAATACGATAGTGATTTTCACGTCGGATCATGGTTTTCATCTGGGAGAACATCAGTTTTGGATGAAGGTCAGTCTTCATGAAGAATCGGCTAAGGTGCCTTTGATTATCAAGGTACCTGGAAAGCAACCTGCAGTCAGCAATTCCTTTGCCGAATTGATTGACTTGTATCCCACTGTAGCTGAGTTGGCAGGACTAAAATTACCGAATGCGATTCAGGGAAAAAGTTTGGTGAAGACTTTGGATGATCCTGAGTTTGAAGTGAGGGACATGGCATTTTCAGTGTCCAAATGGAATGGGAAGCATTTGTTCCTTTTGAGAAATAAGGATTGGGCATTTATACAATATGAAGAAGATGGGGCAGGAGGAATGGAACTATTTGACATGGTCAATGACCCACAGCAATTTAATAACTTATCGCATAATCCTCAGTATGCCAAGGTAGTAGAAATGTTCAAGAACAGGTTGAAGGAAAAATTGGCAGAGGTGAGAGACAATGATTTAGGAAAAAAATATACAGCAAATAAATAA